The genomic interval AATATTCATGGATTGGTCTTCGAGAAGAGTGGCGTAATCTTCATCAGACCTTTGGCCAAATGGATACATGTGAAGGCCCAATTGCTCAGTTTCCGACTGACAGACAGGGAAGGATGTAAATACTAAATCTGTGACATTAGCAGCTACAAAATCTGGTTCCTTTATGAGGTCTAAGCCTAAAGTGTTTGTAATACAGGTGTAGTCTTGGCTCATGTACTCTCCAGGAGGACAGCATTTTCCAATTGCATTTGCAGTACTATAGTCagcgaaaaattctgtggggagaaTGTGATTCacttctttaatacacgtaattgCTATTGTATCCTTCCCAGTTTCACTGTCTTCATAATCATCTACACAATAATATTTTGTTGTGATTTTCCCATACGTGCTCCTTAAAGAGAGATATCCAGCTTTGTTAACCCACCAGCGCGTGTTGCTTCCAGATGACCTGACGAGCACGGATTCGCACTTTTCGTCACCTATTGTTGGCAATCCAACCTGAGGTAGCAAAATTTCCATTAGCTGATTCATGTGGGAGGAAGCAATGTACTCAGCCCCATGTTTTACACAGCCCTTGTCAGAAAGCACTTCATCGAGAGGACAACACTTGTTGAAAACATTTGTTGGGCAGACAAATGCTTCACTTACTAGAGATGTATCCGTACTTTTCCCAAAATGTTCTATGCAGTAGGCTGAAGATGGATGGCAAATACCATTTGAATGTTCGCAAAGCTGGCCTCCTTCATCCAGGTAGGTGGAGTCTGCGTCAATTCTGTTCATCAACCCATTTTTGCATTTCAGTTTGCCAACAGTAATAGTTGTAGATACTGGGTCACTGTGATGAAATTCCCGAATTAAATAATTGTAGTTGCTCATGTTACCAAGACGATCAAGACACTCAAGGGAGTCTCTATCAATGTATTGGTTTAGATTACAACATTTTCTTATCAGGATATGAGTATTAAATATGGGGCAATAGGAAGCCACAAACACTGCATTGTAAAGCTCATTTGGTGAATCTGCTGCCAGTTCTAAGCAGTAATTCTCATGATCATATCTAACACCTGTGCGTAATTCTTTCAAGTGACCAAAAGCTGAAACAGCATGGGTCTGTGGCTGAACTATAGCCAAGTCTGGCAGATCACGGGAGCTGGGACACCACTGGATCTTACCATTCAAGTAACCCAAATTGATTGTGGAATTGTCAATGAGAATACTTTTGACAAAATCCTCGAAGCCTGTACTAGTTTCTGCTGGCTCGCACTTTTGTGTTCTAGTGCTAAAATATTCGTTATCTGTGCAGCATTTTCTGACAATTGTTTCAGCGGGAGGAATTTTgtagttttctttctcttctggCATGCAGTAGGCTAAAGCAATCGGGGCTTCTGCCAAAAGATCAGGGGAGGATGCAGCCAACTCAAGGCAGTAATGATCTTGGTTATAGATCACAGCTGAATAATGATCCTCTAAATACCCATCTGGAAGCAGAGTATGACTGAATAATTCAGCTTCGCCAATCTTTGGAGGTTCACCTGAACCAGGACATTCCTTCAGAAGGCCAGTCACTGGCTGCAACGAAGATGAATTATCCGACATAATTTTCCTTCTGACATTATCAAGGAATCCAGGATCACCACCAGCAGGCTCACATGCTTGACTTCGAATGCTGAAAAATTCATGCTCTTTACAACACTTTCGAACAGAGATCTTGATCAAAGACTCAGAGAGAGTTTCACTATCAGTGGGTACACAATGAGCTAGCAGCAACAACGGAGCTTCTAGATCTTCAAGGCTTTGGGCGGCTAACTCTAGACAATAGTGCTCATGATCATATTTTTCTCCAGAATTCACATCATTCAGGTGTCCTGACGCCTCTATGAAATGCGTATCACTTCTTGCTTCACTAACAAGAGGGGGATATGTCGTCCCGGGGCATATTGGAATGCGACTATTGCGAGTTTTAAAGCTTGCTGAAGAATTTCGTAATAAGGTTTCCCGAACAAAATATTCGAAATACTCATATTTTCCACCATCTTCACAGTGCTGTGTGCTCAAGCTAAAGAATTCATGGTCCTCACAACACTTCCTCACAAGAAGATCGTCACCTTGTGTTTCGCTCGAATCAACGTCAATTTGATGAGGATCCAAGTTTGTCGTAACTTCTTTTGGCTGTGAGCCTATAACTCTTTTCGGAACAGGTACGGGTGATTCGAAGGAGGTTTCCTTTTCTGATTTATTATTCGGTGAGCAATGGGCTAAAACAAGCACTGGTGCTTCAAGGTCAGGGAAGCCAGCCAATTccaaacaataatgatgatgatcataAGTCAGGCCAAAGGTCTTATCAGTAACATAACCAGACGCTTCAACAGAGTGAGTATAATTACTTGGCTCACTAATGAGAGGAGGATCTGTTGTTCCAGGACATGTGGGCAAGCGGCCATTCTTAGTTGTAATGTTTACTGCTGAATTCGGCGAAAAGGTGCCCTTGATAGTTTTTATAAAACCTGGGTCAACCATTGCTTTCTCACACTGCTGAGTTTCTAGACTGAAATATTCGTGGTCCTCGCAGCATTTCCTCACAATGAGATCTCTCGTGATATCCAGTTCAGGAGAGGCGTCTGTTACAGAACTTTGTTCAGTCTGATTGCTCTTTCGCTCGGCAGGTAGATTTGCACCTGAGGTCGAGTTAAGAATTTCTTCGATGCTTTTTACCTTTTGCCCTTTATGTAAAGTCATATCATCTGGTTCGCTGAAACGAGGACTTACTGATTCAGATTCAGAAGAATTATGAAATTCGTTTTTCATAGTGTTTCCATCTTCAATAGATTTAGCAATACTTTCATTGAATGAACCGATTCTCGCATCGCCGTCATTCTTTAGCGCTTGATTTCTCTGTGAATTCCCTGCAGAGTCTCCAGGGACATTCTCTCTCCCGGGTTCCTGGTTCTCGGTGGGCACATGTTCAACAGTTATGCTCATTAACgttgcattttttatttcttcttttattagttTCCCCGGCTTCTCTGTCAGAACTGATATGCCTtcgtttttatttaaggttcctTCAACGCCGCCCTGAGTGTCTGGTGTCGCAGCCATAGGAAACTGTCGTTCATGGGAACTGTCATCGTGAGAGACATTTTGTGAAGGAATGGCAGAAGAAACGTTGATGTCCAAACTtctctttccttcattttcacGAGTAAAACTGCCATTTTTCACTCCTACATTTGGAAACTCATTCAGCAAGACAGGATTTTCAGAAGGACTATATAATGCAGACAATGTTTGGTTCTCTTGGGCTTCAGTATCGCTAAGCGGAGAGCTGGTGGAGGGGCTCTCTGTAGAGGAAGTGTTAGTCTGAGTCTTGGCCTCCCAGGCGAGGAGCAACAGATGAAGAAGTAATAACTTGGTCATATTCCTGAATTCAGTAGTTTTCCATCAGCAGGTCTCCAGGtaactgcaaaagaaaaaagaaattctggATTAGGTCATGAGATGAATGAGAGCAACATTTAAAGCTAACATATTCTATTCATATGATTTCGCGAAATAATGTGGGAGT from Macrobrachium nipponense isolate FS-2020 chromosome 28, ASM1510439v2, whole genome shotgun sequence carries:
- the LOC135201655 gene encoding uncharacterized protein LOC135201655, producing MTKLLLLHLLLLAWEAKTQTNTSSTESPSTSSPLSDTEAQENQTLSALYSPSENPVLLNEFPNVGVKNGSFTRENEGKRSLDINVSSAIPSQNVSHDDSSHERQFPMAATPDTQGGVEGTLNKNEGISVLTEKPGKLIKEEIKNATLMSITVEHVPTENQEPGRENVPGDSAGNSQRNQALKNDGDARIGSFNESIAKSIEDGNTMKNEFHNSSESESVSPRFSEPDDMTLHKGQKVKSIEEILNSTSGANLPAERKSNQTEQSSVTDASPELDITRDLIVRKCCEDHEYFSLETQQCEKAMVDPGFIKTIKGTFSPNSAVNITTKNGRLPTCPGTTDPPLISEPSNYTHSVEASGYVTDKTFGLTYDHHHYCLELAGFPDLEAPVLVLAHCSPNNKSEKETSFESPVPVPKRVIGSQPKEVTTNLDPHQIDVDSSETQGDDLLVRKCCEDHEFFSLSTQHCEDGGKYEYFEYFVRETLLRNSSASFKTRNSRIPICPGTTYPPLVSEARSDTHFIEASGHLNDVNSGEKYDHEHYCLELAAQSLEDLEAPLLLLAHCVPTDSETLSESLIKISVRKCCKEHEFFSIRSQACEPAGGDPGFLDNVRRKIMSDNSSSLQPVTGLLKECPGSGEPPKIGEAELFSHTLLPDGYLEDHYSAVIYNQDHYCLELAASSPDLLAEAPIALAYCMPEEKENYKIPPAETIVRKCCTDNEYFSTRTQKCEPAETSTGFEDFVKSILIDNSTINLGYLNGKIQWCPSSRDLPDLAIVQPQTHAVSAFGHLKELRTGVRYDHENYCLELAADSPNELYNAVFVASYCPIFNTHILIRKCCNLNQYIDRDSLECLDRLGNMSNYNYLIREFHHSDPVSTTITVGKLKCKNGLMNRIDADSTYLDEGGQLCEHSNGICHPSSAYCIEHFGKSTDTSLVSEAFVCPTNVFNKCCPLDEVLSDKGCVKHGAEYIASSHMNQLMEILLPQVGLPTIGDEKCESVLVRSSGSNTRWWVNKAGYLSLRSTYGKITTKYYCVDDYEDSETGKDTIAITCIKEVNHILPTEFFADYSTANAIGKCCPPGEYMSQDYTCITNTLGLDLIKEPDFVAANVTDLVFTSFPVCQSETEQLGLHMYPFGQRSDEDYATLLEDQSMNIVSLENGCYLNKQTVRNRAYCIDYAIAEGSKEVMILVCPDMWQELTAYQEKYSLTAVLLGISCTALTATAFSLISMRVRRGLVTVKKVNTLAGRILLSYVLSYLLAFLLLAIGMKSTPEAGHACSVLAGFLMFFLLAAFQWNTSICLESLLLTLRVSTSERSRYLCHSVWAWGLPGIITTIALTLDHHRANLPCSVITPKIGLYRCFFSDSIAQLLYLYLPMFVSLCANMILLLAARYVRSAKLRRLEKGGRAQNTAANVEGTETQDQQSKTSDQNTSQVSSQPNGQHSGLRTHQNRNLWIESMKLVVWSGVTWMAEVLAFLITRFIGLSESWYNYLWYLPSSINSLRGVGIFVILVLTPENRHKIFKMVGNFGSWAGSGSLARHSRSGDGHSTSGNHQSSMTQGRGSEMRAPGRRNMSIATTLTQISSVRSGTSNEMRPETGTTVRVHPKVAQSVSQIDTRRGSASSQSSDGENCESDTEATGGGRRKSSLANFTLLSLPSVDEEEDVFEGASNDAHAPITPAMSSSDV